The window aagcatttctcaaataagtagctgcctcacctcactgccttactgctacatagccttcccggcatggtgccttcttttgataattacttgttccacacccaaattgtataacaggaagaggtcttggacccctacttccctctctcttttttaataatctatatagtcataattatagctttaagtattcaatgaataaagtttttgacatttttacccttttccttacctaacatcatttgtgcagcatatttttattttatgtctcacccagatttaatttcaaaataaaaccaaactaaataaattagaaatgggtatgtatagctaaggtacacccttactactaggtgaacaggggcatttggtgatagtaaatgatcccatcaggcagggctcatcaccttctctcatatttcatgttcaccagtgtttatttacttaataactactggtataatatcttgctattataaaactaattctactatcatcaaacacatatttacttcaagtttcaagcagagaatgcatatataactaacacgaaggattcctcttcactagattcaccagctataatattttggtcatgttccaatatcataaatcgattccagtgttatgtagtagagaaaaaatgacttatatccagtttacgtaaagctacgagtggtcgaaaccacacttaaatcccagaatgaacttacgaaggtttttccacttagggtagttaattgaatacggacgtagccgccacgaaggcgctaagaggaaaaacgttcttagctaagaggaaaaaccttcgtaagtaccttcctgaatccggccccctaGATTCactagctataatattttggtcatgttccaatatcataaatcgatcccagtgttatgtagtagagaaaaaatgacttatatccagtttacgtaaagctacgagtggtcgaaaccacacttaaatcctggaatgaacttacgaaggtttttccacttagggtagttaattgaatacggacgtagccgccacgaaggcgctaagacggaaaacgctcttagctaagaggaaaaaccttcgtaagtaccttcctgaatccggcccctggacacagcagctagcataacctagctgactttacctatccaCTTAAAggactggggccggattcaggaaggtacttacgaaggtttttcctcttagctaagagcgttttccgtcttaacgccttcgtggcggctacgtccgtattcaattaactaccctaagtggaaaaatcttcgtaagttcatttcgggatttaagtgtggtttcgaccactcgtagctttacgtaaactggatataagtcattttttctctactacataacactgggatcgatttatgatattggaacatgaccaaaatattatagctggcgaatctagtgaagagtagtccttcgtgttagttatatatgcattctctgcttgaaacttgaagtaaatatgtgtttgatgatagtagaattagttttataatagcaagatattataccagtagttattaagtaaataaacactggtgaacatgaaaaatgagagaaggtgatgagacctgcttgatgtgatcatttactatcaccaaatgcccctgttcacctagtaataagtaagggtgtaccttagctatacatatacagttttaatttattttgtttggttttattttgaaattaaatgtgggtgagacataaaagaaaAACATCCTGAACAAATCTGAACaaattgcagtctccgtggtgtagtggtaagacactcgcctggcgttccgcgagcgctatgtcatgggttcgtatcctggccggggaggatttactgggtgcaattccttaactgtagcctctgtttaacgcaacagtaaaatgtgtacttggatgaaaaaacgattcttcgcggcggggatcgtattccagggacctgcccgaaacgctacgcgtactatagtggctgtacaagaatgtaacaactcttgtatatatctcaaaaaaaaaaaaaaaaaatgatgttaggttagggtaaaaacTACAAAAACTTTGGTCATTGAATACTTAGGCCTCTAATTATggcctgttaaaaaaaaaagagagggatGGGGACTGAATAGGGACAAGGGGCTGATGGAAGAAAGGTGGCAGGATAAATAGACAATCATGGgcaccacactgtacacccccaaatatgtatgtacagtatgtgtgtgtatatatatatttcatcttACAGGCTGTATTACAATATGCTTTATTTTTCCTAGGTACCCAATACTGTATAGTGTTCCTGGACACGCATCCAAAAAAATACCAATTTTAACTGTTAAAAACATTTGAAATGTTATTGCTTATTGCTTTACGTAATGAGCTAGCTTTAAGGAGAGAAAGATCTTTAAAGATCGTCTAAATCCATTAGATGTAAGTGATAAAAAATTGTTAAGGTACTATCGTTTTCCACGTCATATGATCTTAAGACTTTGTGAAGACCTTAAAGATGATATTGAAAGAATAACTAGAAGAGGTCAAGCCATTCCTGCCCATACATCATTGTTAGTAGCTCTGAGATTTTATGCAAGTGGAAGTTTCCAAAGTGTTATTGGAGATTCAACTGGTCTCAGTCAATCGAGTGTATCAAGAATAGTAACTGGAGTGACGGAAGCTCTCTACAGAAAAGGACTAGCAGAAATAAAAATGCCAACAGAGATGAATGAAATTATACAAACTAAGTTAAAATTTAATAATATCAGTAGGTTTCCCATTGTAATTGGAGCAATCGATTGTACCCATGTCCCCATTAAAGCTCCAAAAGTTGAAGAAAACATATATGTAAATAGAAAACaataattcaatataagtcatcacatcaacaatgggttcgagatcgacctcaagtacaggttctaaattaagcaactgacatatgtggagagctagtgtcaaaatttatatgtttgtcctgcacaccgccccccatccagtgggcagcggtggataggttacaatcacttagttactacctacagttagcaaactggggatatttggctaaaatttctggtagcagatcattttgaatgaaatattgacacatcgctggaacattggttatagaattgtctctaaattcacgtatcttttcgcactccatcacatagtgacggagggtgtgcgaataattttgttgacacagtttacatttggtcaggtctacatcagcagataatgagaattcccagagatacttgtaaccgagtctaagccgagcagtagtaacatctagaagtctgctgattttattggatgatccatagatgtgtggctcctcttgcatgatagtatcatTCTTTGAACATTCAAGTTGTGTCAAATCCTGATAATGTAATCATGGATTTCTGTGCAAGATACCCTGGAAGCACTCATGATGCTTTCATATGGGCTAACAGCAGACTCCATGACAGATTTGAAGCAGGAGAATTTGGCATTTCCTATTTGCTAGGTAAGAtatgcattttatatatatgacCTTCATTTATAGTACAGTAGGTTGCCTATTTGTTATTTATCGAGTCACAACAAATACACTGTACACTCTATAAATAAAAGTTGTTTAATATTGAATGGTAACAGCTTATTGTATTATGAATAGTATAAAGAAATTTATTCATGTTGATTTTATATTAAAGAAATTAAAGTGTGTTTTAGCCCTGATatggagaatgagagtgagaatTTTGAATGGAAATCAGCAGAAATGTGTTTAAACTGGTGTTTATATACATCATGTGTCATGGGTGTACCAGAGATTACAAGTGGATGATTAAGTTAAATATGGAAGGAAGTGGATTACATTTTGGTTGTTTTGACATGTCAGTTATATGCCTCTGAACATTAAATGAGAATGATGTATGTAATGCAAGAGATATTCATATGACAGAGGAAGGTAACCAACCACTTCAGATGCTAGAATCAAATAGTGTGTGAAAGACAGTGTGGGTTTAGGATTATTGAGTGATTTTTAAAGATGTATGCACATTTTATAAATTAAATATCTATGCAGGTGACAGTGGCTATCCCTTGCAACACAACTTACTTACACCCTTCACAAACCCTGAAAACCCTCCAGAAGAGCTGTATAACAGGAGCCATGCAAGAACAAGAGTGGTAATCGAGAAAACTTTTGGCGTGTTAAAATCTCGGTTTAGGTGTCTCCACAGGTCTGGTGGTAGTCTTCAATATGAACCAGATAAATGTGCAAagatttcagttgcatgtatgttgTTGCACAATTATTGCATTGAGCAAAGAatacctcttgaagagatcattgATGATGACTTTATAATGAATGAAAATGTTGAAGGTGGAGCACATGAAAATGGGCACACACAAAGAAGGGAAGTAGTAAGGAATTTTTTCTCATAAATTTTTATTTCAAATCATACTTATATAACAAAGAAAACATGTAATTGAAAACACTACATAATGGAACTTTTGTATAAAAATACAAGTACAGTAACTCAAGAATTTATCAATAacggaaatcaaaaacatttataATTGGATTCATAGATTTATTTGTAAGTTATCCTATCAATTTTTACCTATTAAATTCAATAGCACATACTGTATATGTAAGTGAAACATAAATATACAAACAAACTGTTACAAACATGTACCTGCTGATTTGGAAATATTATTTATGCTGCTATACTTTATATGGAAAGTCATATGCAGATACCTGAGGAGAAATATATGCATCTGACAAAAGACCAAAAATTTGTGtgaaaaatatatcaataaatatttATTCATAGACACTAAGAAATGTGGTACATAATATGGCTGGGTAAATTTTTGGTTTGTAAAATAACAGTGTTTGTTAGCCAATGCTGTGTATACACAGCATTGGCCTTAAAATtgaattattttaattataaaataaagTTGCTTTCAATACAGTGCAGTGTTTAATATACCTTACATGTAAGGGAAAAATTtaatataattttgtttaaatgatATACACAAAACAATGATATAGGCCATCAATATGTTGCCCTTAGACCAATTTGAGGTGAAACATATATTAGGGATGTGATAAAATAATTATATCTTTGCCATTAATCTTTTTGCCaataaatggtcactgcttgatcgcaagcggggatatttctgatgggggagaaagaaacatttgcgcagcgcgtcccgcggcgttgcgcgggcagtctggggccgtataaatacgggcgctcagaggggctctgccctcactccgcctgcccccgcCACTGCCCTCGCAAagtttaatataaatataaataaataaatatatgtttattcaggtaaggtacatacatacaagtgatgttacattaatggattgatatatagatagagctagtacatacaatgccgaaagccactattacgcaatgcatttcgggcaagaaaaacattaatatctagaacttaatactaattgagcataaagaataaaaagtgttgaaaacaaatacaaataaagataaaaaaaagggggaacatgactgaaaaagcagcacaaatacaataggttgacaaacagtgttgattaaaaaaaataataataataaaataacagacatgggttgacaataaaggagtgaggtgggttacagggaatttattaggtagtgtttagtttttatcttaaactggttgagagaggtacagtctttaacatggttgggaaggtcattccacattctgggtcccttgatttgtagagcatttctagtttgattaagtcgtactctaggaatatcaaaactgtatttattcctggtgtggtgctcatgggttctgttacaaccttcaatgaagcttttgaggtcaggattggcattacagttcagcgttttatatatgtataatacacaagagagaatgtgcagagacttaatatctaacatattcagagatttgagtaagggtaccgagtgatgtctggggccagagttggatattgtcctaatagcagctttgtgttgggtaataagaggacgtaaatgattttgggtagtagaaccccaagcacaaataccatagttgaggtatggatagatgagggagtaatagagagtaaccagggcaggtcggggtacataatatctgatcttagaaagaatgccaacagtttttgaaactttttttgatatatttagaatgtgaccctggaaattcagcttgtggtcgatgagaacgccaaggaatttgccatctaatttgttacaaatttgggtattgtttattttgagatttatctgattagaggatttattgccaaacagaatataaaacgttttgtcaatgttaagggtgagtttgttggcagttagccaaagatggactttctctagctcagtatttactgtggcatttagagcaagggggtcaggactggagtaaacttTAAACatttataaactttatatatttacttactttatatatttgaaactttatatatttacatgttctgcagaatttaatcttcaataaatttaaagccccatactgccagtatctttctccccctgatcagaaaaaatATTTCTTATTCTGGTGTTTTTTTCATATTGTCACTACTTTGAACTCTCAACAATTAAACCTAGCAATTGATAAACATTCTTTAATACAAAAAACATGTAAATATTTACACCAAACATAAGTTGACTATATGAGGTAGATTGGTTATTAAATTACACTATATACTATGCAAGTCATAGCAAAATTAATGATATGAATAATTGCTAcattttaatgtttcaatattgttcttatttacaattgttattacaaaatattataatttCTTAAACTATTTTTAGAGATTATAATTAGAAAGATTTAAATAAATTTCATAGTGCCTGATTATTTTTCTTGACTGAAGATTTAAGATCCTGAAATTTCTTGCGAACATCGGCTTGTTGTCTTGAGCAGAGACCAACACCACTTACAGCAACAGCTACTTGGCTCCAGGCACAGTAGTTTATCTTGGGTAGTGACTTGTCTTGATAGCTTCCCAAAAATTATGCGTTCTCTCTTCTTAACCTCATCAACGAGAACTGTCAGCTCCTCTTCACTGAAGTTTGCTTTCCTTTTTATCCCAGACATTTTCTTTGTCTTATTTATTTATGAATACTAAGAGGATGTAGTATATGTTTGTTTtggttcttgatagtaggtgtatAGTTTGCGTGAAGTGTCTATTCTCTCGATGACTGCACGAGTACAAATGTTGGGAGACGCGTTAATGTTGAGAATGACTAGGTTTCAAAAGTGTTTGATGTCTTGTACTGTAGATAAAGTGAATAAACAGAGGAGTGTTAGAGGGAGACGCCGCACTGTAGGACGGGGTGGTTTTGTGCTGGCGTCAGCTAATCCTTGGTGCTGCGGCCAGACACTTGTCTTCTGTGTTTGCCTGTTGGTTGCGCCAACTATGAATGTGGCACAGGTCAAATGTGGCCACTTTGTTGGtcactggagatatttagccagtgctttgattaTTGGATAATTTTCATGTAACGAGATGTCACCTAGTAATATACACGATGGTAAAGGTTATTTTAAGTGcgctattttttttgttttatttactctggcactacaaTGTCGAAAccagtgaaggagatagtgtttGATTGTTTCAGGCACATGACTGGATGCACAGATcatttcttcttcttgatagtaggtagaGTTTGCAACAGATGATTTTTCTGACAACAATACCACGAGGAACCACAATGTTTACATAACACAGCTGATATTGCATTAGCGTGATTGGTCAGGTTAGAAATGTAACAGtcactctgattggccaaacgaaacacagtagtgacctctgtcGGCACGTAAGTGAACAAGACCCAAAACctaaatatcttcctaagtggaccttattgaatcgcacctaagcatcttcttagggcgcacttaggaaccttcgtagcaaaccaacttacgaagaaatacacagagcttcctgaatctaggtcctggtcaagtcgtctactgcaatttcggataccgggctagaaacaacttcgtccttaccaactccgcagcggcgtccttaccaactccggattatgactatttttttttttgtttttcttttttttgagatatatacaagagttgttacattcttgtacagccactagtacgcgtagcgtttcgggcaggtccctggaatacgatcccctgccgcgaagaatcgttttttcatccaagtacacattttactgttgcgttaaacagaggctacagttaaggaattgcgcccagtaaatcctccccggccaggatacgaacccatgacagcgctcgcggaacgccaggcgagtgtcttaccactacaccacggagactgtggtaactatatgcctgttgagtagaagattttaattgttaatagcattatattgtcgttttaatatggaacacgtacacatatgcgaaacgtctaaagctggtgtccgaagtgataaaaatattagtgtgcgatgttgtcaatgtacggagtgtcttgtatcccggGATGGATGGATAGCATATCTGCCTCAGCGTGTTTACCTGCCGTAAAACCCACAGAAGTCTTCCGCCCACAGGCAACTATTATCTGCAAAGCTTTGTTGTCTCCCCGTCACGAGAACGCCCCAAAttaacaagcatggtagacaacaGTGCTTAATTATCCTACCCAGCAGCAGTATTGTGTCTGCAGGAGATGCCCCAAGTCAGAAGACAACTCCAGCAGTACACAAGAAGATATAATCTTCACACACCTGTGGAGCAGTGGGGGTCCTGGGACACTGTGGCACAGTGATAAGTTCAGTGGGTGTACTGTGGCACTGGTAATTTCAATACAGTTGGGTCATTACCGAAaagtcagtagttggcctagagGAACCTCAATTAGCTTTACAGTCTTCCTGTCCTAGATTTTGTAAAACTGTAATGTGAACCATAAGATCACCTAGGCTTAATTATCCTACCATCTCCAAGAGATGCTCTATGTCCCAAGACAGTTCCAAAGTCATTAGAAGTAGATAACCTTCACACAAGCTCTGTGAATCATAAATATGACAGAACCTCAagagtgtccagaatgtgggaaaAGAATcagtcttggaaatatgaagagacACATGATGGTGCATACAGAGGATAAGCCTCATGAGTGtctagagtgtgggaaaagattcagaagGCTTGGACAAGTACAGGAGCACATGGGTGTGCATACAGCAGATagacttcatgagtgtccagagtgtgggaaaagattcaaccGTCATAGAAATATGAAGAGTCACATGATGGTACATACAGAGGATaagcctcatgagtgtccagagtgtgggaaaagattcagatgGCTTGGACTAGTGAAGGTGCACATGGTTGTTCATACAAAAGATAAacatcatgagtgtccagagtgtgggaagagattccgtaAAGCTGGAAGTATGAAGGTTCACAGGATGGGACACACTGGCCAGAAACCTTTTGAATGTGCAGAGTGTGGGGAAAGGTTCAGAAGACGTTGTGAAATAATTGGTCACTTGTTAAAGCATACAGGTGATTATCCTTACAAGTGTCCTGTGTGTAGAAAAGGATTTCAGGTACCCAGTCAGATGAAAAGTCACTTCATATCAGTGCATACAGGTGATCATCCTCACAAGTGTCCTGTGTGTGGAAAAGGATTTAAGCATCATAGTAAAATGAGAAGTCACTTCATATCATTACATCCAAGTGATCATCCTCACATGTGTCCTGTGTGTGGAAAAGGATTTAAGCATCATAGTAAAATGAGAAATCACTTTATATCCTTACATCCAGGTGATAAACCTGAATTGGCTTAGTGTTTTGTCTTGTGGGAAAACGTCTTGCAGCCAAATTAGTTTTAAAAGTCACCAGGTGATGTGTATGTTGGATAAATCTTATGAATGCCATTCATTTATATAGTTCAGTATTGTATCAGAAAATATTAAGACATTAATTTCCCACTAATCCAATATATTGTTTGGAATCTGTGAGCTTCATCTTAATAATACCATAATATGGAGCTGGATGTCCTACAAAGGTATTTTTGTTTACGTAGTTTTGTGTGAAAAATATGTTTGGCAACACAAGGCACACCTCTGTAGCATGGGgtatttaaattatattttaatcaTATGTTATTGAGCAAAAGTCATATGCAAACAAGACCAAGACCAAGGTGTTTGCTAGACCAAGCAAGCACCTCGAAAGCTGCAATAATAGACTCAAAATTATATTTGTACAACCTAAAACAGTTTAGTTTTTTTCCATATTTTTTAATACTTTATATTTAGGACCATTTATGagatatatttaatttaaagTATAATTAGAACCTTTTGTTGCTCAAATAATGACATTTTATTTTTAATAACAATTTTATTAAACATTTGTGCAAGGAGTAGATAAACAATTTGAGATGTACTCAATTTGCATTCATTGTATGGACAGGAATATATAAAGTGGTTTTTGTCCAGGAATTAGAAACTTAATAATATTTGTTATTAAAcatttaaatttgttttattgttTTTCTTTCAAAAAATTTGCATTACTACAGTGGAACCTTAGTATTCGAATCACTCCCAATTAATACTTTTCGGCATTTGGATCCTGTTCATGTTCGGTATTCGTCCGTTTTGTATTCGTACAAAAGTGTGTGTCCCTGTTTCGTCATAGCTCTCGTTCAGTGCACAACTCAATACACTTGTCttttggatattttggatattctcAGTGTAAAGTCACCATATCACCTAAGAAAGTTAGATGAGCCAAGAAATTTTTTTTGAAATACAATAGGGATGAAGAAAGACCTCATAGCTAAATAGAAAGACCTCATAGCTAAGTGGTGCTCGTGTGTCTGGTCTTGTTACCGAGTTTGGTATGCCTAAATAGATGATATCTACAATACTTAAAATTAAAGAGACCATCAAATTAGCTGATGTTGCAAAAATAGTGAAAGTAGTTACGAAACAGAGATCTCACACTGTTAcgtccctattgggtcgcaactgggttcttctctgatgttattagagtttgggtatccggccccaagttagtagtggctttcaaggggtgtgttccgtaacgcaagtaaatgaaaggggaagggatacaattaCACggctttatatatatgtataatcaccaccaccataaataaatatataaacagtcacacgggggttataaacactataatgtacagaatggtcttcctctgaagacacgggatgctcctcGGTGCTCacaatgagtagccctggttctcttctttgtggcccacgatgaatcctttgattctctcggcgaatctaccctggccacaggccacccaaattacagtcccactgggtgcagcgtcgtggaggccttcaaccacaaatccagcctgtagctgcaggttccaatcagctccgctgtgtaggccactctacgatcgatactagggttgcgagccctaggcaggagcctcgtgtgattccacagatcactctcctctctgcaccacagtggccagtctctgccaccagccagcccccagataagacgattcctggtactgtcacgtcacaggcaggctaacacactcaacagtgttcgtccgggggtgactcacagcttctgtagcaaacacgtggagagactatggctgccttgggtagactgccccatcgtccgaTACAgccgtcccaggtcgactctgtaatcagacacgtcatcagtcctAGGGacgctctagggcacctcacttgcagacttagacacaaacgtccacctatccactccatagatggcgttgctgtctaagtgccacctcaccagaggtcagcagctgctatgttacgagctgactaagacgggaatccagcccctgtggccggtatatcccgtcctcactagatggcgtcgtccatttggagagggtttcgggagcagactggcagatggcgttgtcgtcactgctccgtgctatgaCGCTGGGCTCGGGGTCCGTAACACACACAATTGAAGAGATTGAGAAATTGTTATTGATTTGGATAAATGAATGATAGTTGGCTGGTGATAGGGTATCTAAGGTCATCATTTGTGAGAATGCAAAACAGCTGCCTGGTGATCTTTTGCAGAAAACCCCTTGAACGAGTGCTAATATTAATGTGTTCGAAGCCAGTCATTGGTGGGTTTGAGAAATTGAAATTAAAATGAGAGGTGGCATTCACAGTGTAGAAAGGCACGGGGAAGCTGCCAGTTCTAACAAGGATGCTGCCGAGAATTTTTTATATTGAGTTTAGAGAATATGTAGAGGCTGAGGGTTTTATTCCCCAACAAGTGTTCTTCTGTGATAGACAGGCTTCTTCTTGAAAATGATGCCAAAGAGGACTGATATCACTCAAGAGGAGAAGTCATTGCCTGAACACAAGCCAATGAAGGATAGACTAACTCTTTTGTTGTTTGGAACTGCAAGTGGGGATTTTAAAGTAAAAACCTTTGCTTGTTTACAACTCTGAGAACCCAAGGGTGTTTAAGAGAAACAATAATGTTCTAAAAAGATAGTTGCAAGTTATGTGGAGGGCTAACAGGAAAGCTTGGATAATCAGGCAATTTTCTGTGCCTTTTTATTTTTCGGCTTTAAATATTTAAAGCCAAAAAATTAATTAAAGCCGAATTTGATTAATtcttcggctccctgaagctattcaaactgatatatgctatattagtttggggtcataaGTCCCAGGAGTTCTTATGCCTTCTGAGAACCCACTAGCtagaacctggttccctcagagaggcacagggagcaatggcataTGAGCATTTTACATTTAAAGTAATTggcgaatcaaaacagaccactgtctggttaacctgtgcaatctacatccaaaaaaaaaaaaaatagcactgctaaaaagaaaaacaaacaagCAACCCATTGTGCTACTAGCACTTCTGCTTGTTAGCattaccctccccccccttccatagggggggggggcaaaggggAGACAGCAGTCCACCACTCCAGTTCTTTGATAGATGTGTTGGCAGTCGCTCAGCCACCTCTgacctcacgttcctgttctaGATTTTGCCCTGTGTGGCTGTACCAGCAGTTTGTGTGGGTGTTGGCCAGGTGCCTTATTCTTGTATGTggagctgcatgcgcctagggtgaaCTTACTAAAGTACTAGGTAAGTAAACCTAGTACTTACTAGGGACTCTGTAAGTACTCCCCTTGCATTTAAGGGTTATCTTCCCTAGGCATTCGGGAATTACTCCCTGCTAGAGGACGTCATCTCTTGAAGTAGTTTTCGCCCTTGGGGTACGTCGTGGGGTCTTGGGCTTTCTGTCTTGAACCGGGTGGGGGAGTGTTATTGACTAGGTGTGGGCGCACTGCGACTGAAATAGTTTATCTTTCGACAATGCAGTAGCCAATGCTTCTCTCTGGCTGCCAGTCTGCTTATGGAGTTTTTTTTAGAGGGGTTTTTAGTTTCCGtttcttgtgtttttgtcttTTGTGGACAGTGGAGGTCTGCCTAGCTTCTGATTAGGCTAACTTAGGTGGTGTTGGTAGTCCTTCCTCCTCTGTTGC is drawn from Procambarus clarkii isolate CNS0578487 chromosome 90, FALCON_Pclarkii_2.0, whole genome shotgun sequence and contains these coding sequences:
- the LOC138359440 gene encoding putative nuclease HARBI1, whose amino-acid sequence is MILRLCEDLKDDIERITRRGQAIPAHTSLLVALRFYASGSFQSVIGDSTGLSQSSVSRIVTGVTEALYRKGLAEIKMPTEMNEIIQTKLKFNNISRFPIVIGAIDCTHVPIKAPKVEENIYYHSLNIQVVSNPDNVIMDFCARYPGSTHDAFIWANSRLHDRFEAGEFGISYLLGDSGYPLQHNLLTPFTNPENPPEELYNRSHARTRVVIEKTFGVLKSRFRCLHRSGGSLQYEPDKCAKISVACMLLHNYCIEQRIPLEEIIDDDFIMNENVEGGAHENGHTQRREVVRNFFS